Proteins encoded in a region of the Stieleria neptunia genome:
- a CDS encoding PDZ domain-containing protein, with translation MNVLRWGVFGLSVLVASSAALADGDPVSASKANPKAMPDGGGFVEPKPGQGSGNPVLGGWYLGVYGSYSATGLLLTQVYPGTAAARVGLEVGDRIITVNGHQIGIGPHSNLRIDTALQRYASRSGWVRLLVKDKRTGRLINVDVKLTRGAVHF, from the coding sequence ATGAACGTTTTGCGGTGGGGTGTGTTCGGCCTTTCGGTCCTGGTCGCGTCTTCAGCGGCACTTGCAGACGGCGATCCGGTCTCCGCCAGCAAGGCCAACCCGAAAGCCATGCCGGACGGCGGCGGGTTTGTCGAACCGAAACCCGGCCAGGGATCGGGCAATCCTGTTCTGGGCGGCTGGTACTTGGGCGTCTATGGCAGCTACAGTGCGACCGGGTTGTTGTTGACCCAGGTTTATCCGGGGACGGCGGCGGCCCGGGTCGGATTGGAAGTGGGCGACCGGATCATCACCGTCAATGGGCATCAGATTGGCATCGGGCCGCACTCGAACCTGCGGATCGACACGGCGCTCCAACGCTACGCCAGTCGTTCCGGTTGGGTGCGTTTGTTGGTCAAAGACAAACGTACGGGGCGGTTGATCAACGTCGATGTCAAACTCACCCGAGGCGCGGTGCACTTCTAA
- a CDS encoding DUF1501 domain-containing protein produces MTNPEKLSPLGRRLLDRRGFLHTAGLSTSALALASLLDGDGLLAADVKTVSGKTPIRPAIDPSQPYASRPGHFDMPAKQVLVIYCPGAVSHVDTFDYKPALKELHGQKPPGIPEVTFEGPTGNIAKPFWEFKPRGETGKMVSDLLPHLAQHVDDFAFIHSLTTDTSAHPQGENFMNTGFTMEGFPSFGAWVTYALGTENQELPAFVAINDPRGLARSGKNNFGNGFLPAAFQGTDFSAAAPPNNLRRPDVLSAREDRLSVDLLARLNAKHLEQYAGDADLAGRIASYELAGKMQTTVPDVMDISGETAETLKAYGVEGGSELRGQYARNCILARRLLEKGVRVVQLFNGSDPAGGNGITNWDSHANILETHAMQAEIMDQPTAALFADLKQRGMLEDTLVVWATEFGRMPFLQGNGTGRDHNPDAFTCFLAGAGVKKGISYGESDEFGFKAAANTTTVYDFNATLLHLMGLDHERLTFYHNGLERRLTNVHGHVVKDVLA; encoded by the coding sequence ATGACCAACCCCGAAAAACTATCGCCGCTCGGCCGGCGTTTACTCGATCGCCGAGGTTTTTTGCACACGGCCGGACTGTCGACCAGTGCCCTGGCGCTGGCCAGCCTGCTCGATGGTGACGGACTGTTAGCCGCCGATGTCAAAACGGTCAGCGGAAAGACGCCGATACGACCGGCGATTGATCCCAGTCAACCGTATGCGTCGCGTCCGGGGCACTTTGACATGCCGGCCAAACAGGTCCTGGTGATCTATTGCCCCGGGGCGGTCAGCCACGTCGACACGTTTGATTACAAACCGGCACTCAAAGAGTTGCACGGGCAAAAGCCACCGGGGATCCCCGAAGTGACCTTTGAAGGCCCGACCGGAAACATCGCCAAGCCGTTTTGGGAATTTAAACCACGCGGTGAAACGGGCAAGATGGTTTCCGATCTGCTGCCGCATCTGGCCCAGCACGTCGACGATTTCGCGTTCATCCACTCGCTGACCACCGATACCAGTGCGCACCCCCAGGGCGAAAACTTCATGAACACCGGTTTCACGATGGAAGGGTTTCCGTCGTTCGGAGCCTGGGTCACGTACGCATTGGGGACGGAAAACCAAGAGCTGCCCGCTTTCGTCGCCATCAATGATCCACGCGGGTTGGCACGAAGCGGCAAGAACAATTTTGGAAACGGCTTTTTGCCCGCCGCGTTCCAAGGCACCGATTTCAGCGCCGCCGCACCGCCGAACAATCTGCGCCGCCCCGACGTGCTTTCGGCTAGGGAAGATCGTCTCAGTGTCGATCTGCTCGCGCGGCTCAATGCGAAACACTTGGAACAATACGCCGGCGACGCTGATCTGGCCGGGCGGATCGCCAGCTATGAACTGGCCGGAAAAATGCAAACCACCGTCCCGGATGTCATGGACATCTCTGGCGAAACGGCGGAGACCTTGAAAGCGTACGGCGTCGAAGGCGGCAGCGAATTGCGTGGCCAGTATGCGCGCAACTGTATCCTCGCCCGGCGGTTGCTCGAAAAGGGCGTCCGCGTCGTGCAGTTGTTCAACGGCAGCGACCCGGCCGGCGGAAACGGCATCACCAACTGGGATTCGCACGCCAATATTCTGGAAACGCACGCGATGCAGGCGGAGATCATGGACCAGCCGACCGCGGCGTTGTTCGCGGATTTGAAGCAGCGTGGGATGTTGGAAGACACGCTGGTCGTTTGGGCGACCGAGTTCGGGCGGATGCCGTTTTTGCAGGGCAACGGAACCGGCCGCGATCACAACCCCGACGCGTTCACCTGCTTCCTGGCCGGTGCCGGTGTCAAGAAAGGCATCAGCTATGGGGAAAGCGATGAGTTCGGGTTCAAGGCGGCTGCCAACACGACCACCGTCTACGACTTCAACGCAACGCTGTTGCACCTGATGGGGCTCGACCACGAACGATTGACGTTCTATCACAACGGGTTGGAACGACGCCTGACCAACGTTCACGGACACGTGGTCAAGGACGTGCTGGCGTAA
- a CDS encoding FKBP-type peptidyl-prolyl cis-trans isomerase codes for MSTVTQDQTQPNADSRSGGQTKETIEATTAAVKNRWLGLADETRRTVLYAAAAILCLLITGMIELATRPAVIAEYGKVGKEFFPEFRDPTLASALNVAVIDPDQVEAKQFSVQRTANGQWVIPSHHNYPADAEDQLARTASSVIGIKRGAMVTRWQADHARYGVVDPKTDTLEVGQVEGVGKRLTLRGEDDSVLADYIIGKQVEDEFDQYYVRHPDEDEVYVATLNIDLSTRFSDWINTDLFDINQTDVVNVSLNDYQFDELKGTVTQREVTTLRRETSLDDWKMDGIDDATEQVKKDAIADTVNAIANLDIVGVRPKQTGLTPDLRLDRDALGSQRDVDRLQSDLLSRGFLLQPDQDNSDTLKLISREGELASATNDGLVYNLYFGRVFTGSQEELELGFANNPDQASEDAGDSDSTDDKNESSDENESSDSGKPGRYVFVTVNFDRQFLGEAPEKPTKPERPEELSAADAETGEATSSESETSEGSEASDDGEASDEQAEADRLKELREAYDAEMEAHNADLETWQSYQDKIDQGKEKAESLNRRFAQWYYVIAGEDYDKLALSRGDLVEAKEEVKEPESDSPSESETEAGLETATEPQSPTEETAAANQAAADEFLAENQSKDGVVTTESGLQYEVLTEGEGESPSGDSRVKVRYKGTLIDGTVFDQSGDTAVEFGVDQVIPGWTEALQQMKPGAKWKLYIPPKLAYGERGSGDKIGPNTLLIFEVELVSVDSDLG; via the coding sequence ATGTCCACAGTAACCCAAGACCAGACGCAACCCAACGCCGACAGTCGGTCCGGCGGTCAAACCAAGGAAACCATCGAAGCCACCACCGCGGCCGTCAAAAATCGCTGGCTGGGGCTGGCTGACGAAACGCGTCGAACGGTTCTCTACGCCGCCGCCGCAATCCTCTGTCTGCTGATCACCGGCATGATCGAATTGGCGACTCGGCCGGCGGTGATCGCCGAGTATGGCAAGGTCGGCAAAGAATTCTTTCCCGAATTCCGTGACCCCACCCTGGCCTCGGCGCTGAACGTGGCGGTCATCGATCCCGACCAAGTCGAAGCCAAACAGTTCAGTGTGCAGCGAACCGCAAACGGTCAGTGGGTGATCCCATCGCACCACAACTATCCCGCCGATGCGGAAGACCAATTGGCCCGAACCGCCAGCAGCGTGATCGGGATCAAGCGAGGGGCGATGGTGACCCGATGGCAAGCCGACCATGCCCGCTATGGAGTCGTCGATCCAAAGACGGACACCTTGGAGGTTGGCCAAGTGGAAGGGGTCGGAAAACGGCTCACCCTGCGTGGCGAAGACGATTCGGTGCTGGCCGATTACATCATCGGCAAACAGGTCGAAGATGAATTTGACCAGTACTACGTCCGGCACCCCGACGAAGACGAAGTGTACGTGGCGACGCTCAACATTGACCTGTCGACGCGTTTCAGCGATTGGATCAACACCGATCTGTTTGACATCAACCAAACCGACGTCGTCAACGTTTCACTGAACGATTATCAATTTGATGAGCTAAAAGGGACGGTGACGCAACGTGAAGTCACGACGCTTCGTCGGGAAACGTCACTCGACGACTGGAAGATGGACGGCATCGACGATGCAACCGAGCAAGTCAAAAAGGATGCGATTGCAGACACCGTCAACGCCATCGCGAATCTAGACATCGTCGGCGTCCGGCCCAAGCAAACCGGGTTGACGCCCGATCTACGACTCGACCGCGACGCCCTCGGTTCGCAACGTGATGTCGACCGCTTGCAATCCGATTTGCTCTCGCGAGGCTTTTTGCTGCAGCCGGACCAAGACAATTCCGACACGCTGAAGCTGATCTCACGCGAAGGTGAACTGGCGTCGGCGACCAACGATGGGCTGGTGTACAACCTGTACTTCGGCCGCGTGTTCACCGGCAGCCAGGAAGAACTCGAATTGGGATTCGCAAACAATCCCGACCAAGCATCAGAGGATGCCGGCGACTCCGATTCAACCGATGACAAAAACGAAAGCAGCGACGAAAACGAAAGCAGCGACTCTGGAAAACCCGGCCGATACGTGTTCGTCACGGTCAACTTCGACCGGCAGTTCCTCGGTGAAGCCCCCGAGAAACCGACCAAGCCGGAAAGGCCGGAGGAACTGAGCGCGGCGGATGCGGAAACCGGTGAAGCCACATCGAGCGAGTCCGAAACGTCGGAAGGCAGCGAAGCATCCGACGACGGCGAAGCCTCCGACGAACAAGCCGAAGCCGATCGCTTGAAGGAACTGCGAGAGGCCTACGATGCTGAGATGGAAGCCCACAACGCCGATCTGGAAACATGGCAGTCGTATCAAGACAAAATCGATCAGGGCAAGGAGAAAGCCGAGTCGTTGAACCGGCGTTTTGCTCAGTGGTACTATGTCATCGCGGGCGAGGACTACGACAAACTTGCGCTCTCTCGCGGCGACCTGGTCGAAGCCAAAGAAGAAGTGAAAGAACCCGAATCGGACTCACCGTCGGAGTCCGAGACCGAGGCAGGGCTCGAGACCGCGACTGAACCGCAATCGCCGACCGAAGAAACAGCGGCAGCCAATCAAGCCGCCGCCGATGAATTCCTCGCAGAGAACCAATCCAAGGACGGCGTCGTCACGACCGAAAGCGGATTGCAATACGAGGTGTTGACCGAGGGGGAAGGCGAGTCGCCCAGTGGTGACAGTCGCGTCAAGGTTCGCTACAAGGGCACGTTGATCGACGGCACCGTGTTTGACCAATCGGGTGACACCGCGGTGGAGTTTGGAGTCGACCAGGTGATTCCGGGTTGGACCGAAGCGCTCCAGCAAATGAAACCGGGAGCAAAATGGAAGCTGTACATCCCACCGAAACTGGCCTACGGCGAGCGTGGTTCGGGCGACAAAATCGGCCCCAACACGTTGTTGATTTTTGAAGTCGAATTGGTTTCGGTTGATTCCGATCTTGGTTGA
- a CDS encoding Hsp20/alpha crystallin family protein, with the protein MSGFNSTLSRSLGPSVLGVASREMDDLFDRLFTSGGNGRTKPWWPSMSVWEQGDHYHLEMDLPGLANEDIDVTFDEGRLKISANRPRVESEDRTYLHDERNWGEFSRLISIPDSVDPESIEANYENGVLHLLLKKRPEVMPKKITINAK; encoded by the coding sequence ATGAGCGGTTTCAACTCAACTCTTTCTCGCTCGCTCGGCCCGAGTGTACTCGGCGTCGCGAGCCGCGAGATGGACGATTTGTTTGATCGACTTTTCACTTCCGGTGGCAACGGCAGGACGAAACCCTGGTGGCCGTCGATGTCCGTCTGGGAACAAGGCGACCACTACCACTTGGAAATGGACCTTCCCGGTCTGGCGAACGAAGACATCGACGTGACCTTTGATGAAGGGCGTTTGAAGATTTCGGCGAACCGACCGCGGGTGGAATCGGAAGATCGAACGTACCTGCATGACGAACGCAATTGGGGCGAATTCAGCCGCTTGATTTCCATCCCCGATTCGGTCGATCCCGAATCGATCGAAGCCAATTATGAAAACGGCGTGTTGCACCTGCTGCTGAAAAAACGCCCGGAAGTCATGCCCAAGAAGATCACGATCAACGCGAAGTAG
- a CDS encoding Gldg family protein, with product MQIRPQVIRAVFQRNFASYFSGVLGYLFIVVFVVLGGALAFNARFFTGNEPNLDQLTAWYPLLLLFFVPAVTMSVWADERKSGTDELLFTLPATEIEILLGKYLSVVAVYSVALLFSMAHVFVLTFLGNPDWGLIATTYFGYWLAGAAMLSAGMLASMLTANMTVAFVLGIVICAIPVFVGQIGGMLGLGDWLERFSLQEQFRDFGMGVIPLTALLYFVAFTVVMLYLNHTLMTRRHWQTRREPAIGYQYAVRAISVAVVLSCVTTWAGYSMLRVDATGERLFSLSDATHDILDQLDSERPIEIQAFLSPDVPREYVETRKRLIGLLRQFDELGGKSLEVRYVDVQPFSQQADEAEHFGIEPVQVMTEVDGRRSEADVYLGAVVISSFDKVVVPFFGKGLPIEYELTRSIQTVANEKRHTVGVLRTDANLMEGTRDWQIVRELKKQYNVQSVSPSTEIDAESFDVLLAVMPSSLTSEEMDHLVTYAKTGHPLLVFDDPFPLSLGSNGFGVTGAPRQLKRSGHSGFMGQGGPPPEQKADGGRATRLLESLGIDWQYDACVFDFNNPHPEFAMLPPEYVFVTNSGNDVESFNRNDQITKGLQELIALYPGEVEKRGGEFDFQPLLTSSRQSGVLEWEEFVDEGGFNFFSMQGTANPRRNPFRVIDSAAHTLAARVTGDSDDHKVNAIFVADVDMISDFFFEERNLGNLSTSFDNVTFVLNAVDSLVGDDSFIELRSRRPAHRTLVRVEQQKRHFLEAANQAEREADQQAEEELEQRREQLGKRVQEIQENSDLDPIAKAQMLKQAQEAEQKRLSLAEAQIEQKKNDEIRKIRATTNRQIKSLESKIRFWSVCLPAIPAFALGAFVFAQRVRDEKSTVIDSRRRKPVA from the coding sequence ATGCAAATCCGTCCACAAGTGATCCGGGCCGTCTTTCAACGCAATTTTGCGAGCTACTTTTCGGGCGTCCTGGGATACCTGTTCATCGTCGTGTTTGTGGTGCTCGGCGGCGCCCTGGCGTTCAACGCACGGTTCTTCACCGGCAACGAACCCAACCTCGATCAACTGACCGCGTGGTACCCGTTGTTGCTGTTATTCTTTGTGCCGGCGGTCACGATGAGCGTCTGGGCGGATGAACGCAAATCCGGGACGGACGAGCTCTTGTTCACGCTTCCGGCGACTGAAATCGAAATCCTGCTCGGCAAATACCTGTCGGTCGTCGCGGTCTACAGCGTCGCACTGTTGTTCTCGATGGCCCATGTTTTCGTGTTGACGTTTCTGGGCAATCCCGACTGGGGCCTGATCGCGACCACGTACTTCGGGTATTGGTTGGCCGGCGCGGCGATGCTGAGCGCGGGCATGCTGGCGTCGATGTTGACGGCCAACATGACCGTCGCCTTCGTGTTGGGAATCGTCATCTGTGCGATCCCGGTGTTCGTCGGACAGATCGGCGGCATGCTGGGTCTGGGTGATTGGCTGGAACGTTTCAGCTTGCAAGAACAGTTCCGCGACTTCGGCATGGGTGTGATCCCGCTGACGGCTTTGCTGTACTTTGTCGCTTTCACCGTGGTGATGCTGTACCTGAACCACACCTTGATGACACGCCGTCACTGGCAAACACGTCGCGAACCGGCGATCGGTTATCAATATGCAGTGCGGGCGATCAGTGTCGCCGTCGTTTTGTCCTGCGTGACGACCTGGGCGGGATACAGCATGTTGCGCGTGGACGCCACCGGCGAGCGTCTCTTCAGCCTCTCCGACGCAACGCACGACATCCTCGACCAACTCGATTCGGAACGACCGATCGAAATCCAGGCCTTCCTTAGCCCTGATGTGCCGCGGGAATACGTCGAAACACGCAAACGACTGATCGGGCTGCTGCGTCAGTTCGACGAACTGGGCGGAAAAAGCCTGGAAGTCCGCTATGTCGATGTCCAACCGTTTAGCCAACAGGCCGACGAAGCCGAACATTTTGGGATCGAGCCGGTCCAGGTGATGACCGAAGTCGACGGTCGACGCAGCGAGGCCGACGTGTACCTGGGTGCGGTCGTGATCAGCAGCTTTGACAAAGTCGTCGTGCCGTTTTTCGGCAAAGGCCTGCCGATCGAATACGAACTGACACGATCGATCCAGACCGTCGCCAACGAGAAACGCCACACCGTCGGCGTGCTGCGGACCGACGCGAACCTGATGGAAGGCACCCGCGACTGGCAAATCGTGCGTGAGTTGAAAAAGCAATACAACGTCCAGTCGGTGTCGCCATCGACCGAAATCGATGCCGAATCCTTCGATGTGCTGTTGGCGGTCATGCCGTCGTCACTGACCAGCGAAGAAATGGACCATCTGGTGACCTACGCCAAAACCGGTCATCCACTGCTGGTGTTCGACGATCCCTTCCCGCTGTCCTTGGGCAGCAACGGGTTTGGCGTGACCGGTGCCCCGCGTCAACTCAAACGATCCGGCCATTCGGGGTTCATGGGGCAAGGGGGTCCACCGCCAGAACAAAAGGCCGATGGCGGCCGGGCAACACGTTTGCTGGAATCCTTGGGGATCGATTGGCAGTACGACGCCTGTGTGTTTGATTTCAACAATCCGCACCCCGAGTTCGCGATGCTTCCCCCCGAATACGTCTTCGTGACCAACAGCGGCAACGACGTCGAATCGTTCAATCGGAACGACCAGATCACCAAGGGGCTGCAAGAACTGATTGCGTTGTATCCCGGCGAAGTGGAAAAGCGCGGCGGGGAGTTTGATTTCCAGCCGTTGCTGACCAGCAGTCGACAATCAGGCGTCCTCGAGTGGGAAGAATTTGTCGATGAAGGAGGGTTCAATTTCTTTTCGATGCAGGGAACGGCCAACCCGCGACGTAATCCGTTCCGCGTGATCGACAGCGCGGCCCACACCCTGGCCGCTCGCGTGACCGGCGATTCGGACGATCACAAGGTCAACGCCATCTTCGTCGCCGACGTCGACATGATCTCCGATTTTTTCTTCGAGGAGCGCAATCTCGGAAACCTGAGCACCAGCTTTGACAACGTCACCTTTGTGCTAAACGCCGTCGATTCACTGGTCGGCGACGACTCCTTCATCGAACTCCGCAGTCGACGCCCCGCCCATCGAACGCTGGTTCGCGTCGAGCAACAGAAACGCCACTTCCTTGAAGCGGCAAACCAGGCCGAACGGGAAGCGGACCAGCAGGCCGAAGAGGAATTGGAGCAACGCCGAGAGCAACTGGGCAAACGCGTCCAAGAAATCCAAGAGAACAGTGATCTGGACCCGATCGCCAAAGCGCAAATGCTCAAACAAGCTCAAGAGGCCGAGCAAAAGCGGTTGTCGCTGGCCGAAGCTCAAATCGAACAGAAGAAGAACGACGAAATTCGCAAGATTCGCGCCACCACCAATCGTCAGATCAAGTCGCTGGAATCAAAAATCCGATTCTGGTCCGTTTGTCTGCCCGCGATCCCGGCGTTTGCCCTCGGCGCGTTCGTCTTTGCCCAACGAGTCCGCGATGAAAAGTCGACGGTCATCGACTCACGCCGCCGCAAACCCGTGGCCTAA
- a CDS encoding NAD-binding protein, with product MKESARHILQILVFVALVLSIGTGGYWIIEDGITVGDAFYMTVTAITPTQFDESHELSVPGRYFTVALVFCGFGAVVAFATQFARWVIQSELEGVGVITRKQMRRRISRMREHYIVCGYGKIGGAICKELKDHQLPFVVITDDDASIAAVEREGFALVRGNPTADATLKEAAIERAQGVIAVLTDDSNNLFISLAARELNPKIFIIARGEDSGVEDRILRAGADIVVSPMKLGGRQIAELIKQQSDSSSVVTGVSDQSSVLGVSLKPHRHDAQQATTVGGILHGSAAVGVAGIQRGDGTFDPTPPPQTAVHQGDTVILVTRTSQAGDSFNRPPSGKTILLADDHRALRLLFTRKLAAAGHDVIQAANGDDALAMARATTPDLIVLDVNMPERDGYQVCHELRQSKQFATTPIILYSGNDTAEFAQRGKAAGADTCVRKTSKSSELLASIETIFSQRHVNRHPESPSEQPDARSSPADQPVASEDPPPHSRPFDFETAMDNAGGDEALLSELIVAMEEETPRMMNEIRTAVAESDYKSLERAAHALKGSLVVFGADAASEAATQLEIAARQQDADSIERLNDNLQKQVAEVTRALEQHARTLTTG from the coding sequence ATGAAAGAGTCGGCACGCCACATTCTGCAGATTCTGGTTTTTGTCGCGTTGGTCCTGTCGATCGGGACCGGCGGGTATTGGATCATCGAAGACGGGATCACGGTCGGCGACGCGTTCTACATGACCGTCACGGCCATCACGCCGACCCAGTTCGACGAGAGTCATGAGTTGTCGGTCCCCGGACGGTACTTCACCGTCGCACTGGTGTTTTGCGGATTCGGCGCGGTCGTCGCCTTTGCCACACAGTTCGCTCGCTGGGTGATTCAAAGTGAATTGGAAGGTGTCGGGGTCATTACGCGAAAACAGATGCGCAGAAGGATCAGTCGAATGAGAGAGCATTACATCGTCTGCGGCTACGGAAAGATCGGGGGCGCGATTTGCAAGGAGCTGAAGGACCATCAATTACCGTTCGTCGTGATCACCGATGACGACGCCTCGATCGCGGCGGTCGAACGTGAAGGGTTCGCCTTGGTGCGCGGCAATCCGACGGCGGACGCGACGTTGAAGGAGGCGGCGATCGAACGGGCTCAAGGGGTCATCGCGGTGCTGACGGACGACTCGAACAACCTGTTCATTTCGTTGGCGGCGCGGGAATTGAACCCCAAGATTTTCATCATCGCCCGGGGCGAAGACTCCGGCGTGGAAGACCGGATTCTCAGAGCCGGAGCAGACATCGTCGTCTCCCCGATGAAACTGGGCGGTCGCCAAATCGCCGAGCTGATCAAGCAGCAATCCGATAGTTCCTCCGTCGTGACGGGCGTCTCCGATCAATCCAGCGTGTTGGGCGTGTCGTTGAAACCCCATCGCCACGACGCCCAGCAGGCCACGACCGTCGGCGGGATTTTGCACGGATCGGCGGCCGTCGGCGTCGCGGGCATTCAACGCGGTGATGGGACCTTTGACCCGACGCCGCCACCCCAGACCGCCGTCCATCAAGGCGACACCGTGATCTTGGTCACGCGTACCAGCCAAGCCGGCGATTCCTTCAACCGACCGCCGTCGGGCAAGACCATTTTGCTGGCCGATGACCACCGGGCGCTCAGGCTGTTGTTCACACGCAAGCTGGCCGCGGCCGGACATGATGTCATCCAAGCGGCCAACGGGGACGACGCCTTGGCGATGGCGCGCGCGACCACGCCGGATTTGATTGTTCTGGACGTCAACATGCCCGAGCGCGATGGGTACCAGGTCTGTCACGAACTGCGTCAATCCAAGCAGTTTGCCACCACCCCCATCATTCTGTATTCCGGCAACGATACCGCCGAATTCGCCCAACGCGGAAAAGCAGCCGGGGCCGACACCTGTGTCCGCAAGACAAGCAAAAGTTCCGAGTTGTTGGCAAGCATCGAAACGATCTTCTCCCAACGGCACGTCAATCGCCACCCGGAAAGCCCATCCGAACAACCGGACGCGCGATCCAGTCCTGCGGACCAACCCGTCGCAAGCGAGGACCCGCCGCCACACAGCCGGCCCTTTGATTTCGAAACGGCGATGGACAATGCCGGTGGCGACGAAGCATTGCTAAGCGAGTTGATCGTGGCGATGGAAGAGGAAACGCCACGGATGATGAATGAAATCCGAACCGCGGTTGCCGAGTCAGACTACAAGTCGTTGGAACGCGCCGCACACGCGCTGAAGGGATCGCTGGTGGTGTTTGGTGCCGACGCGGCCAGCGAGGCGGCCACGCAGTTAGAGATCGCCGCGCGACAACAAGACGCCGACAGCATCGAACGTTTGAATGACAATCTGCAGAAACAAGTTGCCGAAGTCACACGTGCTTTAGAGCAGCACGCCCGAACGCTCACCACCGGCTGA